One genomic region from Branchiostoma lanceolatum isolate klBraLanc5 chromosome 7, klBraLanc5.hap2, whole genome shotgun sequence encodes:
- the LOC136437995 gene encoding programmed cell death protein 5-like isoform X3, protein MADPELEQIRARRMAEMQQQMGGGGEQKAEQQARQEELKNTILAGILDQSARSRLNNLKLVKPDKAAMVENMLIQMAQSGQVQGKIGEDHLKTILERVSEQTKPVGKVKFQRRKVFDDDSDDDY, encoded by the exons ATGGCAGACCCAGAGTTAGAACAGATTCGTGCTCGAAGAATGGCAGAAATGCAGCAGCAAATGGGG GGAGGGGGTGAACAAAAAGCTGAACAGCAAGCCAG ACAAGAAGAACTGAAGAACACGATTCTGGCAGGAATCCTCGACCAGTCAGCTCGTAGCAGAT TGAACAACTTGAAGTTGGTGAAACCAGACAAGGCAGCGATGGTGGAGAACATGTTGATCCAGATGGCACAGTCTGGGCAGGTGCAGGGCAAG ATAGGAGAGGATCATCTGAAGACTATCCTAGAGCGTGTCAGTGAACAGACAAAACCAGTGGGAAAAGTCAAG tTCCAACGTAGGAAAGTTTTTGATGATGACAGCGATGATGACTACTAG
- the LOC136437995 gene encoding programmed cell death protein 5-like isoform X2 — translation MADPELEQIRARRMAEMQQQMGLPQGVESGDGYPGAYQQGGGEQKAEQQARQEELKNTILAGILDQSARSRLNNLKLVKPDKAAMVENMLIQMAQSGQVQGKIGEDHLKTILERVSEQTKPVGKVKFQRRKVFDDDSDDDY, via the exons ATGGCAGACCCAGAGTTAGAACAGATTCGTGCTCGAAGAATGGCAGAAATGCAGCAGCAAATGGGG TTGCCCCAGGGTGTAGAGAGTGGTGATGGCTACCCTGGTGCCTATCAGCAG GGAGGGGGTGAACAAAAAGCTGAACAGCAAGCCAG ACAAGAAGAACTGAAGAACACGATTCTGGCAGGAATCCTCGACCAGTCAGCTCGTAGCAGAT TGAACAACTTGAAGTTGGTGAAACCAGACAAGGCAGCGATGGTGGAGAACATGTTGATCCAGATGGCACAGTCTGGGCAGGTGCAGGGCAAG ATAGGAGAGGATCATCTGAAGACTATCCTAGAGCGTGTCAGTGAACAGACAAAACCAGTGGGAAAAGTCAAG tTCCAACGTAGGAAAGTTTTTGATGATGACAGCGATGATGACTACTAG
- the LOC136437995 gene encoding programmed cell death protein 5-like isoform X1: MADPELEQIRARRMAEMQQQMGQSGQNLPFQLPQGVESGDGYPGAYQQGGGEQKAEQQARQEELKNTILAGILDQSARSRLNNLKLVKPDKAAMVENMLIQMAQSGQVQGKIGEDHLKTILERVSEQTKPVGKVKFQRRKVFDDDSDDDY, translated from the exons ATGGCAGACCCAGAGTTAGAACAGATTCGTGCTCGAAGAATGGCAGAAATGCAGCAGCAAATGGGG CAAAGTGGCCAAAACCTCCCCTTTCAGTTGCCCCAGGGTGTAGAGAGTGGTGATGGCTACCCTGGTGCCTATCAGCAG GGAGGGGGTGAACAAAAAGCTGAACAGCAAGCCAG ACAAGAAGAACTGAAGAACACGATTCTGGCAGGAATCCTCGACCAGTCAGCTCGTAGCAGAT TGAACAACTTGAAGTTGGTGAAACCAGACAAGGCAGCGATGGTGGAGAACATGTTGATCCAGATGGCACAGTCTGGGCAGGTGCAGGGCAAG ATAGGAGAGGATCATCTGAAGACTATCCTAGAGCGTGTCAGTGAACAGACAAAACCAGTGGGAAAAGTCAAG tTCCAACGTAGGAAAGTTTTTGATGATGACAGCGATGATGACTACTAG